CGGCCGGGCGGCGTGGCTGGTCATTCCTCACCGGCGCCGCGCCGATTGAGCCACATGATGCCGCCGAGCAGGGAGTAGAGCGCGACGGGCGGGAAGAAGTGCTTGAAGACCGCGTGCTGCACGCGTTCGGTGTAGTGGCCCGGCGCCTGCGCCCC
The genomic region above belongs to bacterium and contains:
- a CDS encoding 4Fe-4S dicluster domain-containing protein translates to GAQAPGHYTERVQHAVFKHFFPPVALYSLLGGIMWLNRRGAGEE